Proteins from one Candidatus Ozemobacteraceae bacterium genomic window:
- a CDS encoding aconitate hydratase translates to MSLNLTQKIIQAHLVSGEMKPQSPIEIRMDQTLTQDATGTMAYLQFEALGVPRVKTELSVSYVDHNTMQEDFKNPDDHAFLQTIAAKHGLVFSRPGNGICHQVHLERFGKPGKTLLGSDSHTPTGGGIGMLAIGAGGQDVAMAMAGFPFKLKMPAVVNVVLKGKLQPWVSAKDVILEILRRETVKGGVGYVYEYTGPGLKNLTVPERATITNMGAELGATTSVFPSDDVTKAFLVAQGRGDDWQELGPDKGATYDRVIEIDLDEVEPLAACPHMPDKVKPVRELEGMRVHQVMIGSCTNSSYTDMVKAAMILKGKSVHPECSLGIAPGSRQVLRMLADKGYLADLIAAGARILESACGPCIGQGFAPPTNGVSLRTSNRNFEGRSGTATGQIFLVSPEVAAAAAIEGRFTDPRKYEKAPKVSMPKAFTIDDSMFIFPPKEGSKIEISRGPNIAPLPVRGAMEKELGGSVLIKVGDNITTDHIMPAGKYLPLRSNVPEYAKHVFEGVDKEFYKRATEKKGGFIVGGENYGQGSSREHAALCPMYLGVKAVVVKSFARIHLANLVNFGIVPLTFKNPGDYDKIQLGDELSMDVHGLTGELVIRNKTRNFDIHVTHTLTDLDRKMLLAGGQLPYVKQQAH, encoded by the coding sequence CGACCGGCACGATGGCGTATCTGCAGTTCGAGGCGCTCGGCGTGCCGCGCGTCAAGACCGAGCTGTCGGTCAGCTACGTCGATCACAACACGATGCAGGAAGACTTCAAGAACCCCGACGATCACGCTTTTTTACAAACGATTGCCGCGAAACACGGCTTGGTCTTCTCGCGGCCAGGCAACGGCATCTGCCACCAGGTGCATCTCGAGAGATTCGGCAAGCCCGGCAAGACTCTGCTTGGCTCCGACAGCCACACTCCGACCGGCGGCGGCATCGGCATGCTCGCGATCGGCGCCGGCGGCCAGGACGTCGCGATGGCGATGGCGGGTTTTCCCTTCAAACTGAAGATGCCCGCGGTCGTCAACGTCGTTCTGAAGGGCAAGCTCCAGCCCTGGGTCAGCGCGAAGGACGTCATCCTCGAAATCCTGCGCCGCGAGACCGTCAAGGGCGGCGTCGGTTATGTGTATGAATACACCGGCCCCGGCCTGAAGAACCTCACCGTGCCCGAACGCGCGACGATCACCAACATGGGCGCCGAACTGGGCGCGACTACTTCGGTGTTCCCCAGCGACGACGTCACCAAGGCGTTTCTGGTCGCCCAGGGCCGTGGCGACGACTGGCAGGAGCTGGGCCCCGACAAGGGCGCGACGTACGACCGCGTGATCGAGATCGATCTGGACGAGGTCGAGCCGCTCGCTGCCTGTCCGCACATGCCCGACAAGGTCAAGCCCGTTCGCGAACTCGAAGGCATGAGGGTTCACCAGGTCATGATCGGAAGCTGCACCAACTCGAGCTACACGGACATGGTGAAAGCCGCCATGATCCTGAAGGGAAAGTCCGTCCATCCCGAATGCTCGCTCGGCATCGCGCCCGGCTCGCGCCAGGTGCTCCGCATGCTCGCCGACAAGGGCTACCTTGCCGACCTGATCGCCGCCGGTGCCCGCATCCTCGAGAGTGCCTGCGGCCCCTGTATCGGCCAGGGCTTCGCTCCGCCCACAAACGGTGTCTCCCTGCGCACCAGCAACCGCAACTTCGAAGGCCGCTCGGGAACCGCAACCGGCCAGATCTTCCTGGTCAGCCCCGAGGTTGCCGCCGCCGCCGCGATCGAAGGTCGTTTCACCGATCCACGCAAATATGAGAAGGCGCCGAAGGTCAGCATGCCCAAGGCATTCACGATCGACGACTCGATGTTCATCTTCCCGCCGAAGGAAGGCTCGAAGATCGAGATCTCGCGCGGCCCGAATATCGCCCCGCTGCCTGTGCGAGGCGCCATGGAAAAGGAACTCGGCGGCTCGGTCCTGATCAAGGTCGGCGACAACATCACCACCGACCACATCATGCCGGCCGGCAAATATCTGCCCCTTCGCTCGAACGTGCCTGAATACGCGAAGCACGTCTTCGAGGGCGTCGATAAGGAGTTCTACAAGCGCGCCACGGAGAAGAAGGGCGGCTTCATCGTCGGCGGCGAGAACTACGGCCAGGGCAGTTCCCGTGAGCATGCGGCGCTGTGTCCGATGTATCTCGGCGTGAAAGCCGTCGTGGTCAAGAGTTTCGCCCGCATCCACCTCGCGAACCTCGTCAACTTCGGCATCGTCCCGCTGACATTCAAGAATCCAGGCGATTACGACAAGATCCAGCTGGGCGACGAACTGTCGATGGACGTTCACGGCCTCACCGGGGAACTCGTGATTCGAAACAAGACCCGCAACTTCGACATCCACGTCACTCACACCCTGACCGACCTCGATCGCAAGATGCTTCTCGCCGGCGGCCAGCTGCCATACGTGAAACAACAGGCCCATTGA